A stretch of the Candidatus Binataceae bacterium genome encodes the following:
- a CDS encoding TspO/MBR family protein: MIGLCLGTGALSGWLTRDAITGWYHTLRKPPLNPPNWVFGPVWGLLYVITTVAAWLIWCERSAGTGALEIFLVQLALNFLWSILFFRLQSPAAALCDLILLWIAIAATIVAFSAIVPLAGAILIPYIAWVSFAGYLNGGVWWLNSRAAPATQ; the protein is encoded by the coding sequence TTGATTGGATTGTGTCTGGGAACTGGAGCGCTGTCAGGCTGGCTCACCCGCGATGCGATCACGGGTTGGTATCATACTCTGCGCAAGCCGCCGCTGAACCCACCCAACTGGGTGTTTGGTCCGGTCTGGGGTTTGCTCTACGTTATCACGACGGTTGCCGCGTGGCTGATCTGGTGCGAGCGAAGCGCCGGCACTGGGGCGCTGGAGATATTCCTTGTTCAACTCGCGCTGAATTTTCTCTGGAGCATCCTCTTTTTTCGTCTGCAGAGCCCCGCCGCCGCCTTGTGCGATCTGATCCTGCTCTGGATCGCGATTGCGGCCACGATCGTGGCGTTCTCGGCGATAGTGCCGTTGGCCGGCGCGATATTAATTCCGTATATCGCATGGGTCAGCTTTGCGGGCTATCTCAACGGCGGAGTTTGGTGGCTCAACAGCCGTGCCGCTCCTGCCACTCAATAA